The following DNA comes from Microthrixaceae bacterium.
CGACCGCCAGGATCGACCGCCAGGATCGACCGCCAGGATCGGGCGGCGACGCGAGCAGGCGGCGCCAGGATCAGGCGGCGACGCGATCCTCCGCTGGCACCGATGCCCGACCCCGACGAACGACACGAGCCAGGATCGAGCTGCAGGTCTGCAACATCAAGATGATGTCGATCGTAAGCGTCCAGTTGTCGACGTAGAACAGATCGAGGCGTCGGTACGCCGAGAACGACGGGTTCTCGCGCGCTTCCACCTGCCACAGGCCGGTCACTCCCGGCCGCACGGTGAAGCGGCGCATGAGTTCGTCGTCGAACATCTCGACCTCCCGCGGCAGCGGGGGGCGCGGCCCCACCAGGCTCATCGAGCCGTTCAAGACGTTGAAGAGTTGCGGGATCTCGTCGAAGCTCGTCGCCTCGAGCACCCGGCCAACCTTCGTACGCCGTGGGTCGTTCTCGAGCTTGAACAGCACGCCGTCGCGACCGTTGCCCATCATCTGACGCACCTCGTCGAGACGGGCTTCGGCGTCGGGCACCATCGTGCGCAGCTTGTAGACCTCGAAGGTCTGGCCGTTGAGCCCCACCCGCTCCTGCTTGAACAGCACGGGGCCTCGATCGCCGAGTTTGATGGCCAGCGCCGCAAGCGCAAGAAACGGTGAAATCACGACGAGGGCAACCGCCGACGCGGTGACGTCGATCACCCGCTTGGTGACCCGGCGCCACGGTGCAGAAATCGGCGCCTCAAGGTAGAACAGCGGTTCGTGCGCCATCGGCAGAGGACGCAAGCGGCGCTGGTCGATTCCGAGCAGACCAGACGACAGGTGCACGTGAACGTCGTGGCGCAGCAGTTCGCGCGACACCTGGTTCAGTTCTCCGCCCCGAAGCGCACTCACGGCGATGATCACTCCGTCGGCCCGATGGTGCGCCACTGCGTTGAGCGCCTCGTCGACCGGACCGACAAAGGGAATGGACCAGTCGCGGGCGTCGTACCCCTCGCGATCTCCCACCACAGCGACGACCCGGTAGCCGAGTTCCGGATGGACACTCAACAACTCGCGAAGTGAGGCGGCTTCCTCGTTCGTGCCGACCAGCACGAGTCCGCGCTGGTATCGCCCATGGGCGCGCTCGGTGCGCAGCCACGACGTGTACATGCCTCGGCCGACGGCGAGGAACCCGAACGACAGCACCGCGCCGACCACGATTCGCTCATCCGCGTACTCGAGATTGCCGATCCGTGCGAGTGCACCCGCCCAGATTGCTCCGGCGAGCGCAGAGCGGCCAAGTCCGGACAGTTCCATCGAACGTCTCGAGGCGACACGAGCCTTCTGAAGGCGCATACCGGCCATCGCACCCATCTGCAGCAGCATCGCCGTCGCAGCGACCAACAACACCGCAGAATCGCGCCGATCGACCGCCCCGGGAAACGGCAGCACCAACGACAGGCCCCATCCGAAGATCACCGAGCTGACATCGACAAGCACCAGTCGACGCTTCAGGGTGGACGCTCCCTGCGGGCGACCTTGGGAGTCTCCAAAGGGACCGTCAAGATGGCGTACCGGAAGCGAAAGGACGTCGGCCTGCCCGTTTACGGCCGGACCGCCCGAGGCGTCCGAGGACCTGAACTCTTCCCTTCGCCGCTCACCGACCGTTTCCGGTGGAGCCACTGACTCGCTCGTCATGCCTGCTTTTCCTCAATCACAATCGTCTAGAGAGCGACCCCAGTCGCACGCGCCCTAGCTTCCGGTGAAGGCCCCAGCCTTCGAAGCGATCCGATCCGAAACCGTCCGAATCGCTCATAAATGCAAATATGGCCGACGGTCTCGTAGGGCGTAAACGCTGGCTCCGAGTGGCCGCCTCCGACTGCCAACGTAAACGCGTCTGCTCACTCCATCAAGCACCGTTGCGCGGAAAATTCGATGAACCGCCGGATGGACTACAGCACGTCGATTCTGGTAGGCCGAATGGCTCTCCCCCTGTGCCCGTGGGCTTTCACGGGTTTGGAGAGATCCGCCTACAGCAAATTTCACCGTTGTAGTGTGCCACAATTCATACCGAATGTGGAGAACGCTGCCACTTGGGTATTTACCGCGGTCGGCAACCCGCTATTGATCCGAATTCGCGGGGCCCGATCGAGACGTTGCACGCTCGCGCCGGTCGCGAAGCAGCACTTCCTGAGCAACGGACGCGACGTGCAGCCCCGACTCATCGAAGATCTGCCCGACCGCCAGGCCCCGACCGCGCACGAAGCCGTGGCACCGAAAATCGTGGAGATGCCAGCGATCCGCCCGCATCGGACGGTGAAACCAGATGGTGTGATCGAGGCTCGCCGTGAACAACACCGAGTACAGGACCTCGTCGGGTTCACGCCCAATCGGGTGAGCACGCACCACCGCATCGGTCGGAAGATCGTCCGAAAGATAAGCAAGTGATGCGAAATGCACGAGGAGATCTTGCGGGTGAAGATCCACCGCGTCGACGGTTGAATCACCGATTGGACGGGTCGTTCGCATCCATGCCGTGGCCCGTCCAATTCCTGCGGTGTCATCTCGTTGCATGTCGCGCGGAATGAAGGCGCGTTCGAACTCGTCGCTCCATCCCGTGACCTCAAGCTCCGAAGGAGGCGGAAGGTCCGCCGGCAACACCACATGGTCGAGGTCGACCGAGGCCTCGTCGGCCTGGAACGACGCCTCGAGGTTGAGGATGGCGCCAGTGGCCTGCCGCGCCACCACCCGGCGGGTGGCGAACGATCGTCCGTTGCGAAGCCGCTCCACCTCGTAGCGAACGGGCTCATCCTGGTCGCCTCGACGGATGAAGTACGCGCGCAGCGAATGGACCGCGAGGCCGTCATCCACGCTCGATGCCGCCGACAGCAGCGACTGGGCGACGATCTGACCCCCGTAGAGTCCGCCCCAGGGGTAACGCGGCCCCGTTCCCACGAAGGTCTCGGGACCATGGGACGACAGCGACAAAATCTCAGACAATTTCATGACGAAGCTCCGGGGAGGTTGTTGCCGCCACCGCGCGATGGCGACGCACGTGGTCGCCTCGACGAATCCCGCGCATGCGTTTCCAGTAGGTCACCGTGAACGCCGGCCAGTTGTTGGTCACGATGCCGTGTTCGTTCTTGTACCAACTGTCACAGGAGGCCACCCAAACGGAGTCGCCCGCCCGCCGTTGCACGTCGACGTTGTAGCGATCCATGGCGTCTCGGCGCACGTCGATCCAGGCGAGGTGTTGATCGCGCAACTCCTTGACCATCTCGACGATGTAGCGGCTCTGCTGTTCGATCATGAAGATGATCGAGTTGTGGCCGAGGTTGGTGTTGGGACCGTAGAGCATGAACAGGTTCGGGAACCCTGCAACCGCCACACCGAGGTAGGCAACAGCGCCCTTGGCCCAGGCCTCGTTCAGATCGCGGCCGTCACGGCCGATCACCGTCATCGGGGCGAGGAACTCCGTCGAGCGGAACCCGGTCCCCCAGATGATCGTGTCGACCTCGTGTCGCCGACCATCGACGGTGACCACCGCGTCGGGTTCGATGTGGTCGATGTGGTCGAGTTCGACGTGCACGTTGTCGCGCATCAACGCCGCGTAGTAGTCGCTCGACAGCAGGATCCGCTTGCATCCGATCGGATAGTCGGGAATCACCGCCTCGCTGGGCAGCACCGCGGTGACGGGCTCCAAGGCTCGCGTGATGACGCGTTCGAGCAACCGCGCCGCGCGAGAGGAGCGGCGAAGCAACGCGAAGTTCGCCTCGAGCCGCCAGTAGATCGACCATCGGTGCAGCCGCTGGGTCGCCGGAAACCGGGCGAACATTCGCTGACGCCACCCGGGGTACTCGCCGTCGCGCTTGTCGATCACCCAGTTCGCGCTGCGTTGGAACACCGTCAGCTCCGAGGCCTGTTCGGCCACGTGCGGGATGAACTGCAGCGCGCTCGCCCCGTTACCGACGACCGCGACTCGACGTCCCGACAGATCGACCGAGTGGTCCCAATGCGCCGAGTGGAACATGTCGCCGGCGAACTGCGACAGCCCGTCGATTTCGGGAACATAGGCGCGATTGAGCTGTCCGAGCCCCGACACGACGACGTCGAAGTCCTCGGCGCCAGCGTCGGTGACCACCCGCCACGTCCCGGTGTTCTCGTCGAAGGTCGCCGAGCGGACCTCGGTGTTGAACCGGATCAGCCTCCGGAGCCCGTAGCGGTCGGTGATCTCCTCGAAGTAGGCGAGAATCTCCGGTTGCTGTGCGAATTTCCGGGTCCAGTCGCCCTTCGACGCGAACGAGTACGAGTACAGATGCGAAGGAACATCGCAGGCCGCACCCGGATAGGTGTTCGCCCGCCACGTTCCCCCGACCCCGTCGGACTTCTCGAACATCGTGATGTCGTCGAGGCCGGCTTCGATGAGTTTGATGGCGGTGCAGATGCCCGCAGCACCGGCTCCGAAGATCGCGATCCTGGGTGACGCCTCGACGGTTGGTGCCATGGCCACGTTTTAGACGACCTGGTCTCCTTCGGGAGCCGCGTTCTCAAAATCCTTCGTGACGGCCTCGGGCCCCGGCCGCTTCCAACCCAGATCGGGATCGTGAACGCGCACGATCCGCGCCGGACTGCCAACCGCGACGCTGTAGTCCGGCAGATCACCGGTCACGATGCTTCCGGCGCCGACCACCACATGGCGTCCGATGGTGACCCCCGGCAGCACGACCGTGTTGTGGCCGAGCCACGAACCCGACCCGATGTGGACCGGCAACTCCCCCATGCTCTGCTGGCTGATGGGGACGTCGAGATCTTCATAGCCGTGGTTCATGTCGGTGATGTGCACGTTGTGCCCGGTCCAGACGTCATCGCCGATCTCGATGAGCCGATGTCCGACGATCGACGACCCGCGCCCGATGAGGCAACGGTCGCCGATCACCACGACCCGATCCGACAGGCCCGGGTGGTTCGGCCCCCAGCCGGCCGACAGCACGCCATGGCCGCTGATCATCGTGCCCGAACCGATGTGGATCGCCTGGGGGTTCATGATCGTGTCGTACGGGAAACACACGATGCTGCCCTCGCCGAGCGACCCGAACGCACGGCCGGCCTTCGAGTTCGGACCGATCGCGCCCATGGATTTGTAGGTGTCCCAGGTCCAGCGCACCACCGGCCCAGCGGCGGCATAGATCGCCTTTCGCGCCCGCTGACGCAGCCTGCCCTCGTTGAACTCGTAACTCCAGACCATCGCCGGGCGACGCTAACAGTTCGTTTCCGGGGTCAGCTTGAGGCGTCGGTGCAGCGCGGGCACCGGATCGTCTCGGGTTTGACCCCGACGATCGTGACGGGTGCGCCGCATTGGTCGCATTGTTCCATGAACAACTCGGCGGCCACGCCGCCCTGCTTGGAATCTTCGTTCTTCGGCTGACGTGCCAGTTGACCCATGGGCGCAGCCTACGCCGAGAGCACCGACTTGAACGCGCGTGGCGCCCACCCGAACCAGATGGCGCTGCGACGGCTCAGGTTTCGGGGGCGTCGGCCGACAAATCAACCATGGGAGCACCCTCAGGTCCGAGTCGAGCCGAACCTCCCCGCCACCGACGGGTGTCGTTTCGTTTCGGCGACTCCGTCGACGCGAACTGGCACCGCGCCCTGCCCGAGTTTGCGGCGGCCGCCAACGCCGTGTCGCTGATGATGCCCTACGTCGAACCGTTCGTCATCCGGTCGATGCGCGATCAACTGCCGCACCTCGATCGGCTCGCCGACCCGCTGCTGGCGGCCCAGGCGCGGGCCTACATCGCCCAGGAGGCCCAGCATCAGGCCCAACACCGCCGTTTCAACGAGTCGATCCGTGCCCAGGTGCGCGGGGTCGGCCGGCTCGAACGACTGTTGGACTGGACCTACCGGACGTTGTGGGAACGCAGCAGCGATCGTTTTCGTTTGGCCTTCGCAACCGCTTCGGAGTCGGCGGCCTACGGGGTGGCCAGGTGGGTTGAGCGCCGTCACGCCGAGTTGTTCACCGGGGCCGATCCCAAGGTCGCCGCGCTGTACCTGTGGCACCTCGCCGAGGAGGTCGAACACAAGAGCGTGGCCTTCGACGTGTATGACGCCCGGCACCGCTCCCGTCGACCGCTCGCTGCAGCGATGGTGCTGTCGGTGATCCTGCTGGCGGCTTTCACCGTGGCCGGCACGGTCGTCGGGTTGATTCATCAGCGGCGCTTGTTCAACCCCTTCGCGGTGATGCATCTCGTCGTGTGGGGGTTCGGGTTCGCCTTCAGCGAACTGCCGAACATGTTCGCGTCGGTGCTACCCGGCCATCATCCGAGCGAATTTGTCGACCCGACGTTCTTCGAGCTGTACCTGCTCGACATCGAGTCCCGCGCCGCGGCGTGACCTTGAACGGGCCCGACCCCTTCGGGTGCCCGACCCCTTCTCGTTTTGTAGGTAATCGCGGTGGTTATAGCCACCGCGAGTAACTACAAAACGGCGACGGGGGACGAGCTCAGCGGTCGCCGGCGACGCGCTGCCACAGCGGCCGCGGCGCGTGTCGCAGCGCACCCATGATCACGCCGAGCGTCCGAGGCACCCACACGATCGTGCTCCCACCGCCAAGCGCTCCGATCACCGCCTCGGCCACGTCGCCTGGGCGGCGCGAGAACGGGGCCGGGTCGAGCCCATCGGTCATCTTCGAGCGGACGAAGCCCGGGCGTACGACGATCACCTCGACCCCGGTGCCCACCAGTGCGTCGCCGAGGCCCTGAGCGAAGCTGTCGAGCCCGGCCTTCGAGCTGCCGTACACGTAGTTTGAGCGCCTCGCCCTCGCACCGGCGATCGAGCTCAGCACCACGATGGAGCCGTGACGACGTGCCGCCATGCGGTCGGCCACGGCAGACAACGCAGCCGCCGGGCCCGAGAAGTTCGTGCGTATCATCAGGTCGACCTCGACCGGGCCGACGCCTCGTCCGGCATGGTGGCCGAGCATCCCCACGGCGCACAGGACGAGGTCGAAGGGACCGTGGCGGTCGAAGACATCGTCGATGAACGCCTGATGACGCGCCACCTGGGTAGCGTCCCAACGCCGCGCGACGACGTCGACCCCGGGCGCGACGCTACTCATCGTCGCACTCGCGGCATCGACGTCGCGAGCCGCGAGCACCACCGACAGCCTCCCGTTTCCGGCGATGCGCGCCAGGCGCGTCACCGTCGCCGCGGCGATGTCGCTGCCGCCGCCGAGCACCAGCACCTTCATATCAGCCTCCGTTCCGACGCCCACCGGCTCAGCTCCGAGCGGTTCGACAACTGGAGCTTGCGCAGCACCGCCGACGCGTGCGTCTCGACCGTCTTGACGCTGATCATCAGCTCGCGCGCGATCTCCTTGTACGCATAGCCACGTGCGAGCAGCCGCAAAACCTCGCGCTCGCGATTCGTCAGTTGATCGAGGTCCGGATCAACGGCGTTGTCGGCGCTACGGTGGAACGCGTCGAGCACGAACCCCGCGAGTCGTGGCGAGAAGACGGCGTCGCCCGCCGCGACCCTGTCGACCGCATCGCACAGCTCCTCACTTGAGATCAACTTGGTCACGTAACCCCGGGCGCCGGCACGCACGAGCGTGATCACGTCGTCGGGGGCGTCGGAAACGCTGAGGGCGAGAAACCGGACCGTGTCGAGGTGGGCGCACGCGGTGATCACGGCCTCTGCCGTTCCCGACGGGAGATGGACATCGAGCAACACGACGTCCGGCAGGGTCTCACACACCACGGCGATCGCGGCGTCGATGTCATCGGCGGTGGCCACGAGTTCGACCCGATCGCCCAGTTCGGCGACCACCCCGGCGCGAAACAACGCGTGGTCGTCCACCACCACGACTCGGGGCCTGCTCATTCCTCCACCTCGAGGTGCACCTCAGTCCCTTCACCAACCACCGGCGTGATCGTCGCCCGTCCGCCGACCCGTTCCATTCGCCCGATCATCGAGTCGCTGATTCCACGACGGTCGGGAGCTACCGCGTCGAGATCGAATCCCGCACCGCGGTCATGAATGTAGACGTCGAAACGTCCTTCCGTTCGCTCACAGTACATCGAGATGTCGGCCACTCCGGAGAATTTGGCGGCGTTGACGAGCGCCTCGCGTGACGCCAGGAGCGCGGCATCGATCGCCGGGGTGCTCTCACCTTCGCCCACCATCACCAACTCGACGGCGACGTAGTAGGCGTCCTCGATCTCGGCTGCGATCCGCTCGGCCCGCCCCCGCCACCCGATGTCCTCCAGCGACGCCACGACCTCGCCGCCGCCGTACAGCCAACGCCGCAGCGAGCGCTCCTGTTGGCGGGCAAGCGCAGCCATCGTCGCAGGATCCTCGGAGCGCTTCTGGATGAGCGTGAGCGTCTGCAGCACCGAATCGTGAAGGTGAGCGGCCACCGCGGCGCGCTCCTGGCCGCGTATCCGCTCGTCTCGCTCGGCCCCGAGTCCGCGGACGAGTCGCACCGCTGCCGGACCCATCACGACACCGACGCCGGCGAGCGCAACGGCGAGCGCCAGCCCCGTGTCGCGCAGTTCCGACAGTGACGCACGTTGGCCGAACACGACGGCCAGACCGGCCAGGGTCATCGCCGCACCGCCGAACACCCGCAGAGCGAGCTGCCCGAACCCGACCGAACGCGACGTCTGAGCGCCGACGCCAGCGCCAGTGCGGTCGCCGACGGCAGCGCCAGCACCGGGGCGGTCGCCGACGGCCGGTGCACGCCATCCGACCGCAATTCCCATGGCGACGAATGCGACCGGTACCACCAATTCGGGGCGAACGCCGGGCCACCACCGCCCGAGTTCCCACACCACCCCGGCCGTGAGCACCGCCACCCCGAGGTCGCGTCCCGCGCTCGGCTCGCGTGGCCCGGCCGCCCGCTCGGTGCGCAGGCGAAGCCACACACCGAGCGCCGCATACACCACGACGCCGAACCCGCCGGCGACAGCCAACACCACGATGGCTGCACGAACGACGACGACCGACACCCCCCAGCAGGCCGCGGTCTGTCCACAGATACCCCAGATCACGGCGTCGCTGTAGGCGGGGGTGTCGGCGAGCGGGTTCGGTTCGAACACGGACATGATTGGCCATGATTGCAGCCGACCGCCGACTCCACATCGGGGACGAACCCTGAGAGGATCTCAGGGTTCCCTCAGGGTCGAACCAGCATTTCCCCGATACCGCTACGCGCCGCGATCATCGACGATGACTCCATGACCACCACTCCTCCACCGACTCCTCCGGACATCTCGGCGAGTCCAGCCACCGATCCGCCGCCCGACCTGCCGACCGACCTGCCGACCGAGCAGCCGACCGACCTGCCGACGGGGTCAGCAACCAACGGCCCCTCCGACGGCCCCTCCGACAGCTCTCCCGATAGCCCCGCCGACAGCCTGACCGGCGGCGATCGATCCGACCTTCGCAGTTGGTGGGACTCGCTGTACCGCATCGATACCAACCGCATCCTCGGCGGCGTGTGCGGCGGGCTGGGCCACCGCTTCGGCCTGCCTCGGTGGCTTGTGATCCTCGGCCTCGTGCTGATCACCATGCTCGGCCCGGGCGTGCCCCTCTATCTCGGCCTCTGGCTGTTGCTGCCCGACGAGTACGGCCGGCGGATACTCCAGGACTCCCGCTGGCGGGACCTGGCGATCGCCGCCCTCGGCGTGGTCGTCGCGTTCACCGCGCTCGGACTGGGCGGCAATCTGTTCTTCCTCAAGGAACTCGGGACGGTCGCGCCGTGGGCGGTCATCCTCGTCGGTATCGGACTGCTGACCCGACGGCCCGAGCCGCCGACCGCGTCTCCTCCTCAGTCAACCTCGGCACACCTGTCCGAGTCGCAGGCCGTCTCCACCACGATGGCTTCGACGGCGACAGCGGCAGCGACACCACCCAAGGCGCCAACACTCCGCGGATCTGGCGAACCCCGGAAGCGCCGGACCTATCGCACCCCCGTCGTCGGCCCGTTCACGTGGTGTGTCGCGCTCATCGCCGCGGCGCTGCTCGGACTCGTCGCACTCGGCGATCCACGTTCGATCGGCCCGGGGGTGATCGTCGCTGCCGTCACGATCGTGTTCGGCGCGGGGCTCGTCCTCAGTGCATTTCGCGGGCGAGCACGTGGTCTCGTCCTTCCGGCCTTGGCGGGAATCTGTCTACTCCTCGGAATCGGAGTGATCGACCTGCGCGCCGACACGTTCCTGAGCGCGGTCGACGTGCGCTATGTGACCCAGGAGGAGTTACCGCGGCGCGTCGAATCCGGATGGGGCCGCACGCGGGTGGACCTGTCCACACTCGAACTGCAGTCGGACACGTCGATCGACATCGAAGCTCCCGCCGGAATCACGACCGTCGTCCTCCCGGCCGCCGCGAACTCCGAGGTCCACGTCGATATCGGTGCCGGCGATGTTCGTCGTTACGGCGCGCTGCCCATGAACGATGACCTGCGACGGTGGGCCACCTCGAGCCCGCTTCCCTCGACGGGGGATCCGATCGATACCGATCGAGCGAGCCGCCTGTCCGATCAGTATGCGATTGCCGAGGTCGCGATCGCGACCAGAGACTCGACGATGTCGGTCGACACCGGCTCGGATCACACCCTCGTCGTCAACATCTCGCTCGGGGCCGGCGAGGTCCGCGTCATCGAACCGGTGTGGGCCAGCGTGCCGACGTCGGTGATGACCCCGCAGCGGGCGTGTCTCGCTGCGGTCGGGGCCGACGCTGAGATCGGCGCCACCGCGGAAGGCGGCGCCACCTCGGAAGCGGTCACCGACGATGAGATGGTCGCCGTGCCGTGCACCTCAGTCGAGGACCCGGCGTCGCTGGTGCCCGCCTGCTATGACCGCTTCACTGGGTGGCTCGCGGACTGTGCAGTGCCTCGAGACCAATGGACCGACGTGGTGCCCGCGTGTTTCAACTGGGAGACCAACATCGTGACCTGTGAAGAGGTCGGCGTGTCGACAGGGCTCGGCTTCTCTTCCGGTGCCACACCGCCGACCGACGCGGTTCCACAGACCGAGGTGGTTCCGCCGACCGAGGTGGTTCCGCCGACCGAGGTGGAACCCAATCCGGCGTCCGTGCCGGACTCTTCTCTCGATGCCACGGGCGGCACCCAGCCGGAAGGAACGAACTGATGAAACGTCATCCCCTCGACGCGATCGCGCTGATCGCCGGCCTCCTCACGATCGGCTTCGGCCTGTTGGGACTCGCCCACCAACTCGGTGCGTTTCCACTCGGCCCGGGCGGTGTCGCACTGGCCATCTGTCTCGCTGTCGGGTTCGGCGGAATCGGACTGCTGGTGCTCGCTCCCAAGACCCGCCCCGACGTCTCGGATCCCCGCCTTTCCACACGCGGCCGCTGACGCCACCGGCGGCCCGACGACCGATCGGTACAATCGCTGCCATGGCCGATTCCTCAACGTTGCCCGCCCGAGTCGAGTTCACCGTGACCGACGAGGGGCCGGGCACCGAGACGATGACGCTGGTGGGCGACGCCTACGGCGATCCGTCCGGACAGCCGGTGGTGCTGTTGCACGGTGGGGGTCAGACCCGACACTCGTGGGGCAACACCGCGGCGAGCATCGCTCACGACGGCTGGCGCGCGTACGCCGTGGACATGCGCGGCCACGGCGAGAGCGGCTACTCCCCCAGCGGCGCGTACACCGCCTCGCGATTCGGCCACGACCTCGTCGCCATCGCGTCACACCTCGACTCGAAGCCGGTCGTCGTCGGAGCGAGCCTGGGAGGCCTCGCCGGCTTGCTCGCCGCGGGCTCCTACTCCCCCGACTCCTTCGCCGCGCTCGTGCTCGTCGACATCACGCCGCGCCCGGAGACCGTGGGGGTGAATCGTGTTGTCGGGTTCATGTTGGACCGGGCGGAGGAAGGATTCGCGACCCTCGATGAGGCGGCCGATGCCGTTGGGCGCTACAACCCTCACCGCCCCCGGCCGACCGACCTGTCGGGCCTGCGAAAGAATCTTCGCCTCGGCGAGGACGGCCGGTGGCGCTGGCACTGGGACCCGGCGTTGTTCAATTCCCAGAATGGTCTCGCCGGGGTTCAGGAGCCGGGGCAGTTCCAGCGCGCGGCGGAGGCACTGGCGATTCCGACGCTGCTCGTTCGGGGCCGACAGAGCGACCTGGTCAGCCCCGAATCCGCACAGGAGTTCCTGGCGACGGTTCCGCACGCCGAATTCGTCGATGTGTCAGGTGCCGGGCACATGGTCGCCGGCGACCGCAACGACCGCTTCTGCGACGCCGTCAGCGAGTTCCTGTCACGCCGCTGACCCACCGATGGCGCGCTGCTGGCGCGCAGCCCGGGCTCGGGTAGGTGAAATTACCCACACAATAATTCGAACACGTGTTCTGGTTCCTGATACTCTGAACACATGTTCGATCTTCTCACCTCACCTGAAGCCGAGGGCGTGCCCGGCGGATACGTCGAGGGACCGCCCACCGCGGCCGAAGTCGCGCGGATCGCCGCGATCAACGCGTGGCACGACGAATACGACGAACTCGAAGCCGAGGTACGAACCCTGGCCGGCGAAATCAACGCGGCTCACGCCCGCCTGGCCACCAAGGTCGCCACGATGACCTCAGATCCCCGCTACAACCTCGCCGGCGATTGGCGTTCGGTCACCCACTGGCTG
Coding sequences within:
- a CDS encoding alpha/beta hydrolase yields the protein MADSSTLPARVEFTVTDEGPGTETMTLVGDAYGDPSGQPVVLLHGGGQTRHSWGNTAASIAHDGWRAYAVDMRGHGESGYSPSGAYTASRFGHDLVAIASHLDSKPVVVGASLGGLAGLLAAGSYSPDSFAALVLVDITPRPETVGVNRVVGFMLDRAEEGFATLDEAADAVGRYNPHRPRPTDLSGLRKNLRLGEDGRWRWHWDPALFNSQNGLAGVQEPGQFQRAAEALAIPTLLVRGRQSDLVSPESAQEFLATVPHAEFVDVSGAGHMVAGDRNDRFCDAVSEFLSRR